In one window of Nocardiopsis aegyptia DNA:
- a CDS encoding pseudouridine synthase has translation MSTPNDSSRGARDDAPRGERGDYDKRGGQGGRGERGDDRGRGGYRGDRGPRNRDDRRSFGGDRDRGGYQGSRDQGGERRSFGGDRDRGGYRGSRDQGGDRGRGGYQGRDDRGGDRGRGGYQGRDDRGGYRGSRDQRDDRGRGGYQGRDDRGGYKGSRDQGGERRSFGADRDRDRGGFQGRDDRDRGGYRGSRDQGGDRGRGGYQGRDDRGGYKGSRDQGGERRSFSGDRGRGGYQGRDDRGGYKGSRDQGGERRSFGGDRDRDRGGYRGPREQGDDRRSFSGDRGRGGYKGSRDQRDDRGGSRGPRDRRDDRRTSGGDRDRRDDRRSDDRPQKRDAAPAAGVTKESQLSKAARERLSALRADYNPQDEDHLGEDRDSYTDVQGGIRLQKALAAAGVASRRASEEMIAAGRVSVDGQVVRRFGARVDPEASEIRVDGMRVVTAPDKLYFALNKPRGVVSTMWDPEGRPTLADYTGQTAERIFHVGRLDTETEGLILLTNDGELANRLTHPRYKVVKTYVAMVPGPVPQRVVREVNKGVELDDGPVEVDSFRIVDNDAPKAMVEIRLHEGRKHIVRRLMEAVGHPVADLARTQVGPIDLNTLQQGTMRALTSREVGELYAAAGL, from the coding sequence GTGAGCACACCTAACGACAGTTCCCGCGGTGCGCGGGACGACGCCCCGCGCGGTGAGCGCGGCGACTACGACAAGCGCGGCGGCCAGGGCGGCCGCGGCGAGAGGGGCGACGACCGGGGGCGCGGCGGATACCGCGGCGACCGGGGCCCCCGCAACCGAGACGACCGCCGTTCCTTCGGCGGAGACCGCGACCGCGGTGGATACCAGGGTTCGCGTGACCAGGGCGGTGAGCGCCGTTCGTTCGGTGGTGACCGTGACCGTGGTGGGTACCGGGGTTCGCGTGACCAGGGTGGCGACCGTGGCCGTGGCGGTTACCAGGGCCGCGACGACCGTGGCGGCGACCGTGGCCGCGGCGGCTACCAGGGTCGTGACGACCGCGGTGGCTACCGGGGTTCGCGGGACCAGCGTGATGACCGTGGCCGTGGTGGCTATCAGGGTCGCGATGACCGTGGCGGCTACAAGGGTTCGCGCGACCAGGGCGGTGAGCGTCGCTCGTTCGGTGCTGACCGTGACCGCGACCGTGGTGGATTCCAGGGTCGTGACGACCGTGACCGTGGTGGGTACCGGGGTTCGCGTGACCAGGGCGGTGACCGTGGCCGTGGCGGCTATCAGGGTCGCGATGACCGTGGTGGCTACAAGGGTTCGCGCGACCAGGGCGGTGAGCGCCGTTCCTTCTCGGGCGACCGTGGCCGTGGTGGCTATCAGGGTCGCGATGACCGTGGTGGCTACAAGGGTTCCCGTGACCAGGGCGGTGAGCGCCGTTCCTTCGGCGGAGACCGTGACCGCGACCGCGGCGGCTACCGGGGTCCGCGCGAGCAGGGCGATGACCGTCGCTCCTTCTCGGGCGACCGCGGCCGTGGCGGCTACAAGGGCTCTCGTGACCAGCGCGACGACCGCGGTGGCAGCCGGGGTCCGCGCGACCGGCGCGACGACCGCCGGACCTCCGGCGGCGACCGCGACCGGCGGGACGACCGCCGCTCGGACGACCGGCCCCAGAAGCGTGACGCCGCCCCCGCGGCGGGTGTCACGAAGGAGAGCCAGCTGTCCAAGGCGGCCCGCGAGCGCCTCAGCGCGCTGCGTGCCGACTACAACCCCCAGGACGAGGACCACCTGGGCGAGGACCGCGACTCCTACACCGACGTCCAGGGCGGCATCCGCCTCCAGAAGGCCCTCGCCGCCGCCGGCGTGGCCAGCCGCCGCGCCAGCGAGGAGATGATCGCCGCCGGCCGCGTCTCCGTGGACGGACAGGTCGTCCGACGCTTCGGCGCCCGGGTCGACCCCGAGGCCTCGGAGATCCGGGTCGACGGCATGCGCGTCGTCACCGCTCCGGACAAGCTCTACTTCGCGCTCAACAAGCCGCGCGGCGTGGTCAGCACCATGTGGGACCCCGAGGGCCGTCCGACGCTGGCCGACTACACCGGCCAGACCGCGGAGCGCATCTTCCACGTCGGTCGTCTCGACACCGAGACCGAGGGCCTGATCCTGCTGACCAACGACGGTGAACTGGCCAACCGCCTGACCCACCCGCGCTACAAGGTCGTCAAGACCTACGTGGCCATGGTGCCGGGCCCGGTTCCCCAGCGCGTGGTCCGTGAGGTCAACAAGGGCGTGGAGCTCGACGACGGCCCGGTCGAGGTCGACTCGTTCCGCATCGTCGACAACGACGCGCCCAAGGCCATGGTGGAGATCCGCCTGCACGAGGGGCGCAAGCACATCGTGCGCCGCCTGATGGAGGCCGTCGGCCACCCGGTCGCCGACCTCGCCCGCACCCAGGTCGGTCCCATCGACCTGAACACCCTCCAGCAGGGAACCATGCGGGCACTGACCTCGCGTGAGGTGGGCGAACTCTACGCGGCCGCGGGCCTGTAG
- the aroH gene encoding chorismate mutase — translation MAVRAIRGAVQVDADEREQVLEATAELVSEVMRRNQLVTDDVISVLFTATPDLTSEFPALAARKVGFADVPLMCASEIDVPHALPRVVRLMAHVETDRPRSEVQHVYLRGAQALRLDIAQ, via the coding sequence GTGGCGGTACGGGCCATCCGCGGTGCGGTACAGGTCGACGCGGACGAACGCGAGCAGGTGCTGGAGGCCACGGCCGAACTGGTCTCCGAGGTGATGCGCCGCAACCAGCTGGTCACCGACGACGTGATCAGCGTACTGTTCACGGCGACGCCTGATCTGACCTCCGAGTTCCCGGCCCTGGCCGCGCGCAAGGTCGGCTTCGCCGACGTGCCCCTGATGTGCGCGAGCGAGATCGACGTCCCGCACGCCCTGCCGCGCGTGGTGCGCCTGATGGCGCACGTGGAGACCGACCGGCCGCGGTCGGAGGTCCAGCACGTCTACCTGCGCGGCGCGCAGGCGCTGCGCCTGGACATCGCGCAGTAG
- a CDS encoding prephenate dehydrogenase produces the protein MGNSKGADEAADHRPPVRRVAVVGTGLIGTSIALALRDRGVDVLLSDPDAASVRLACDLGAGSVLDESAQSRPVDIAVIAAPPAVIPAVLRGAQDRGLAHVYTDVASVKASVLTEAERLGCDMATFVPGHPMGGREKHGPGAARADLFLGRSWALCPTGKAGSEAVAAVAELARLCGADPLVLEAEAHDRAVALVSHAPHVASSAVAARLLSGDDTALTLAGQGVRDVTRVAGGDPAMWTEILTHNAVPVADVLRGMAADLAATADALHALGAVREAAGDGDGHEAGTSAGAADRAGDDVLEPVRDLLARGRSGQERLPGKHGGVKLPDYTVLPVVIPDEPGVLGRMFAVAADAGVNIEDVRIEHTPGLPLGVAQLYVLPAAVDPLARALSDDGWSVHAGA, from the coding sequence GTGGGTAACAGCAAGGGCGCCGACGAGGCCGCGGACCACCGGCCGCCAGTGCGCCGCGTCGCGGTGGTCGGGACGGGGCTCATCGGTACGTCGATCGCGCTCGCCCTGCGGGACCGGGGCGTCGACGTCCTGCTGTCGGACCCGGACGCCGCGTCCGTGCGCCTGGCGTGCGACCTCGGGGCCGGGAGCGTCCTGGACGAGTCGGCGCAGTCCCGTCCCGTCGACATCGCGGTCATCGCCGCGCCGCCGGCGGTCATTCCCGCGGTGCTGCGCGGCGCCCAGGACCGCGGTCTCGCGCACGTGTACACCGACGTGGCCAGCGTGAAGGCGAGCGTGCTCACCGAGGCCGAGCGGCTCGGCTGCGACATGGCCACGTTCGTTCCCGGCCACCCCATGGGCGGCCGGGAGAAGCACGGGCCCGGAGCGGCCCGGGCGGACCTCTTCCTCGGGCGCTCGTGGGCCCTGTGCCCCACGGGCAAGGCGGGTTCCGAGGCCGTCGCCGCCGTCGCCGAGCTGGCGAGGCTGTGCGGCGCGGACCCTCTGGTGTTGGAGGCCGAGGCGCACGACCGCGCGGTCGCACTGGTCTCGCACGCCCCGCACGTGGCCTCCTCCGCGGTGGCCGCCCGGCTGCTGTCGGGCGACGACACCGCGCTGACCCTCGCCGGGCAGGGTGTGCGCGACGTGACGCGCGTCGCCGGCGGGGACCCGGCCATGTGGACGGAGATCCTCACGCACAACGCGGTCCCGGTCGCCGACGTCCTGCGCGGGATGGCCGCCGACCTGGCCGCGACGGCCGACGCGCTGCACGCCCTGGGCGCGGTCCGGGAGGCGGCCGGTGACGGTGACGGCCACGAGGCCGGGACCAGTGCCGGGGCCGCGGACCGTGCCGGGGACGACGTCCTGGAGCCGGTCCGCGACCTCCTCGCCCGTGGCCGCTCCGGCCAGGAGCGGCTGCCGGGCAAGCACGGCGGGGTCAAGCTGCCCGACTACACCGTCCTCCCCGTCGTGATCCCCGACGAGCCGGGGGTGCTGGGACGCATGTTCGCGGTCGCGGCCGACGCCGGGGTCAACATCGAGGACGTCCGTATCGAGCACACACCCGGCCTGCCGCTGGGCGTGGCCCAGCTGTACGTGCTGCCCGCCGCCGTGGACCCGCTCGCCCGGGCGCTGTCCGACGACGGCTGGTCGGTGCACGCGGGGGCGTGA
- the cmk gene encoding (d)CMP kinase: MSVQDGNQGIVIAIDGPSGSGKSSTAKGVARARDLRYLDTGAMYRALTWWMLDHGVDVEDAAAVAALVEQPVIEMGTDPSAPTVTVDGRDVAAEIRGKDVTGSVSAVSAVPEARALLVRTQREVIEAARRESAGIVVEGRDITTVVAPEAPVKLFLTASPEARAMRRSKEVRTSDVAATQADLARRDKLDSSRAHSPLTQTADATELDTTGLSLDEVIGLVVKLADEAGQARQA, translated from the coding sequence GTGAGCGTGCAGGACGGCAACCAGGGCATCGTCATCGCGATCGACGGTCCCTCCGGGTCGGGCAAGTCGAGCACGGCCAAGGGCGTCGCCCGGGCGCGGGATCTGCGCTACCTGGACACCGGGGCCATGTACAGGGCCCTGACCTGGTGGATGCTGGACCACGGGGTGGACGTCGAGGACGCCGCCGCGGTGGCCGCGCTCGTCGAACAGCCCGTCATCGAGATGGGCACCGACCCGTCCGCGCCCACCGTGACCGTCGACGGCCGCGACGTGGCCGCCGAGATCCGCGGCAAGGACGTCACGGGCAGTGTGAGCGCCGTCTCGGCCGTGCCGGAGGCGCGCGCCCTGCTGGTGCGCACCCAGCGCGAGGTCATCGAGGCGGCCCGGCGCGAGAGCGCGGGCATCGTGGTCGAGGGCCGTGACATCACGACCGTGGTCGCGCCGGAGGCTCCGGTCAAGCTGTTTCTGACCGCCAGCCCGGAGGCCCGTGCGATGCGGCGCAGCAAGGAGGTCCGCACCAGCGACGTCGCCGCCACGCAGGCCGACCTGGCCAGGCGTGACAAGCTGGACTCCAGCCGGGCGCACTCGCCGCTGACCCAGACCGCCGACGCCACCGAGCTGGACACGACGGGGCTGAGCCTGGACGAGGTCATCGGCCTGGTCGTGAAGCTGGCCGACGAGGCCGGTCAGGCGCGCCAGGCGTAG